The following proteins come from a genomic window of Montipora foliosa isolate CH-2021 chromosome 2, ASM3666993v2, whole genome shotgun sequence:
- the LOC137990825 gene encoding uncharacterized protein, giving the protein MGQLLVKFKELRDKLELSKDRSKQVSSQRNPSERKSLKRQDESKGQSRDYGATAEIDPPLKADDLSKKFEMMERILENQRKFLEDHHVKIQDIENVIQTIVVDKKEKENQPDTDVHQVKPELVLDRCAGSTNVSDDEVRPRDLYEMLQSHEQILDNHTEQLEETCTKIETIREMLDDSKGYQGKSLKKKLQEYEGMLRKQCENYDKLKKEIEDQLQLQQKLQDNMLAGFIVGFVIMVMISLMPRTLLTPG; this is encoded by the exons ATGGGCCAGTTGTTGGTAAAATTTAAGGAGCTTCGCGATAAGCTGGAGTTATCAAAAGACAGGTCGAAACAGG TTTCGTCTCAGAGAAACCCATCTGAACGAAAGTCGTTAAAAAGGCAAGACGAAAGTAAAGGCCAGAGCAGAGATTATGGTGCAACTGCAGAAATAGATCCACCGCTTAAAGCTGATGATTTGTCCAAGAAATTTGAAATGATGGAGCGCATTTTGGAAAATCAACGGAAATTTCTCGAAGACCACCATGTAAAGATTCAAGACATCGAAAATGTCATCCAAACAATTGTAGTGGATAAGAAGGAAAAAGAGAATCAACCCGACACTG ATGTTCACCAGGTTAAGCCAGAGTTGGTACTCGATCGTTGCGCTGGATCAACAAATGTGAGTGATGATGAGGTAAGGCCACGTGATCTGTATGAAATGCTCCAGAGCCATGAGCAGATCCTCGACAATCATACAGAACAACTGGAAGAGACGTGTACAAAGATTGAAACTATCAGAGAAATGTTGGATGACAGTAAAG gttaTCAAGGGAAATCGTTGAAGAAAAAACTTCAAGAATACGAAGGGATGCTGAGAAAACAATGTGAAAATTACGATAAACTGAAGAAAGAAATCGAGGATCAGCTTCAACTGCAGCAAAAGCTTCAAGACAACATGTTAGCTGGTTTTATTGTGGGGTTTGTGATTATGGTGATGATCAGTTTGATGCCAAGAACACTCCTCACACCAGGATGA